GGACGGACCGAGGTCACCTCGGAGGACGTGCGGCAGGCCGCGCTCCTGGCCCTCCCCCACCGCCGGCGGCGCTCGCCCTTCGACGCGCCCGGCCTCGACGAGGACAAGCTCGACGAGACCCTGGAGCAGTTCAAGGGGGACGCACCGGACGACGATCCCGAGCCCGACGGGCCCGGTGACGGCGGTCCGGGCGGGGGTGGCGGTGGTGTTCCGCCGCAGGGCGAGGGGCCCGACGGCCCCGCACCCGAGTCCGCCGACGTGCCGGAGAGCGCGCCCGCCCCTGCCCCGCAGGGATCCGGCGCCGGTGCCGGTGAGCGCGCCGCCGTCAAGGCCGGCGAGCCCTTCCGTACGAAGGTGCTGAGCGTGCCGGGTCTCGGCGAGGGCGCCGCCGGGCGCCGGTCCCGCGCCCGTACCGAGCACGGCCGTACCACCGGCTCCACCCGGCCCCGGGGCGCGCTGACCAAGCTGCACCTGGCCGCGACGGTCCAGGCCGCCGCCCCGCACCAGCGGGCGCGCGGCCGGTCCGGGCCCGGGCTCGTCGTCCGGCGGGACGACCTGCGGCAGGCGACCCGGGAGGGGCGCGAGGGCAACCTGGTGCTGTTCGCCGTGGACGCCTCCGGGTCGATGGCTGCCCGGCAGCGGATGAGCGCCGTGAAGGGCGCCGTCCTCTCGCTGCTGCTCGACGCCTACCAGCGGCGCGACAAGGTCGGTCTCGTCACCTTCCGGGGGCGGGACGCCGAGGTCGCGCTGCCGCCGACCTCGTCCGTGGACGCGGCCGCCGCCCGCCTGGAGAAGCTGCCGACCGGAGGCCGTACACCGCTCTCCGCCGGGCTGCTCAAGGCCCATGACGTGCTGCGGGTCGAACGGCTGCGGGACCCCTCGCGCCGCCCGCTGCTCGTCGTCGTGACCGACGGGCGGGCGACCGGTGGCGGGGCCGACCCGGTGGCGCTCGCGGCCCGCGCGGCGCGGCTGCACGCCGCCGACGGCACGGCCTCGGTGGTCGTGGACTGCGAGACCGGCCCGGTGCGCCTCGGGCTCGCGGGGACCCTGGCACGCGAACTCGGCGGCACCGCCGTCACCTTGGACGAGCTGCGCGCCGACTCGATCGCCGGCCTCGTCAGGGACGTACAAGCAGACAACGCCATCAGGAGGGCCGCTTAATGCCGCAGGGACAGCCGACCGTCGTGCCCGAGGACGGTCTCACCACCCGTCAGCGCCGCAACCGGGCACTGGTGATGGTGCACACGGGCGTCGGCAAGGGGAAGTCGACCGCCGCGTTCGGCATGGCGCTGCGCGCCTGGAACCAGGGCTGGCCGATCGGGGTGTTCCAGTTCGTCAAGTCCGCCAAGTGGAAGGTCGGCGAGGAGAACGCCCTCAAGGCGCTCGGCGAGACCGGCAAGGGCGGCACGGTCACCTGGAACAAGATGGGCGAGGGCTGGTCCTGGATCCAGCGCGAGGTCGCCGAGGGCGAACAGTCCCACGAGGACAAGGCCCGTGAGGGCTGGGAGCAGGTCAAGCGGGACCTCGCCGAGGAGAGGTACAAGTTCTACGTCCTCGACGAGTTCGCCTACCTGCTGCACTGGGGCTGGATCGACGTCAAGGAGGTCGTCGAGGTGCTGCGCGACCGGCCCGGGCAGCAGCACGTCGTCATCACCGGCCGCAACGCTCCGCAGGAGCTCCTCGACTTCGCCGATCTCGTCACCGACATGTCCAAGGTCAAGCACCCGATGGACGCCGGTCAGAAGGGCCAGCGGGGCATCGAGTGGTAGCACGTCTCGTCATCGCCGCGCCGTCGTCCGGCGCGGGCAAGACCACGGTCGCGACCGGCCTGATGGCCGCGTTCGCCGGCCGTGGTCTGGCCGTCTCCCCGCACAAGGTCGGCCCCGACTACATCGACCCCGGCTACCACGCGCTCGCGACCGGCCGCCCGGGCCGCAACCTCGACGCGTACATGTGCGGTACGGGGCTGATCGCGCCGCTCTTCGCGCACGGGTCGCGCGGCTGCGACCTGGCCGTGGTCGAGGGGGTCATGGGTCTGTACGACGGGGCCGCCGGCCAGGGCGAGCTGGCGTCCACCGCGCAGGTGGCGAAGCTGCTCAAGGCGCCGGTGGTGCTCGTCGTCGACGCGTCCTCGCAGTCCCGGTCGGTGGCCGCGCTCGTGCACGGCTTCGCGTCCTGGGACCCGGAGGTGCGGATCGGGGGCGTGATCCTCAACAAGGTCGCCACCGACCGGCACGAGCACCTGCTGCGGGAGGCGCTCGGGGAGTCGGGGGTGCCGGTGCTGGGTGTGCTGCGGCGGGCGCCCGCCGTCGCGACGCCGTCGCGGCATCTCGGGCTTGTGCCGGTTGCCGAGCGGCAGGCGCAGGCCGTCGAAGCTGTGGCTGCCCAGGCGGAGCAGGTGCGGGCCGGGTGCGATCTGGAGGCGCTGCTTGCGCTTGCGCGGTCGGCGCCGCCGTTGAGCGCCGAGCCGTGGGTGGCTGAGGTCGGGGAGCGGCTGCACGCCGGTGGTTCCGGTGTGCCCACACCTCGGCCGGTGGTCGCCGTCGCCGGTGGGGCCGCGTTCACCTTCTCGTACGCCGAGCACACCGAGCTGCTCCGGGCCGCCGGTGCCGAGGTCGTGATCTTCGACCCGCTCCGGGACGAGGCCCTTCCCGAGGGGACCCGCGGGCTGGTCATAGGCGGCGGCTTCCCCGAGATGTACGGCGAGCAGCTCTCCGCGAACGAACCCCTCCGCAAAGCCGTCGCCGAGCTCGCCGCCTCCGGCGCGCCGGTCGCCGCCGAGTGCGCCGGGCTCCTGTACCTGGCGCGGTCTCTGGACGGGCACCCGATGTGCGGCGTGCTCGACGCCGACGCGCGGATGTCGGCGCGGCTCACCCTCGGCTACCGGGACGCCGTCGCCGTCAGCGACAGCGTCCTCGCGCCGGCCGGGGCACGGCTGCGCGGCCACGAGTTCCACCGCACCGTCATCGAACCGGGCGCCGGGCCGCTGGCGGCCTGGGGCCTGCGGCAGCCGGAGCGACGGGTGGAGGGCTTCGTGCAGGGCGGGGTGCACGCCAGCTATGTGCACACCCACTGGGCGGGCTCCCCGGAGGTCGCCGCGCGGTTCGTGGAGCACTGCGCGTGAGTTCAGCCGCCGGAGACGCCCACCACGAACCAGATGAAGGCCACGCCCGCCACCGTGCACAGCAGGGTGGAGCGGGCCGGGTGCGTGTGGTGGGCCTCCGGCAGGATCTCGGCGGCGGCGAGGTAGAGCAGGGCGCCGCCGAAGAATCCGAGATAGCAGCCGAGCAGTTCCTCCGGAAGGGTGAACAGGGTGGCGAGTCCGGCGCCGACGAGCGGGGCGACGGCGTCCGCGACGAGCATCGCGACGGCCTTGCGGCGGGCGTTCCCGTAGAGGCTCGTGATCGTGTACGTGTTGAAGCCGTCGGCGAAGTCGTGGGTGATGACGGCGAGGGCGACGGTGGCGCCCATGCCGCCGCCGACCTGGAAGGCGGCGCCGAGCGCGACGCCGTCCATGAGGCTGTGCAGGACCATCGCGGCCGCCGCCGTCAGGCCGACCTGAGGAACCCTTTCGTCGGCGCCGACGCCGTGCGCCGCACGGCGGACGGCGAGGAGCCGCTCGACGACGTGGGCGAAGAGGAAGCCGCCGACGAAGAGCAGCAGGGCCTCGGGGACGCCGAAGACCTTCTCCCCCGCGGCCTCCAGGGCCTCCGGCAGCAGGTCGAGCCCGACGACTCCGAGCATGAGTCCGCCGGCGAGGCCGAGGACGAGGTGGCGGCGGTCGGTGACGCGCCCGGCGACCCAGCCGCCGAAGAGCGTCATGAGGAACGCGCCGAGCGCGACGACTACAGCCATGGGCCTTTGCTATCCGATCGGACGCCGTCCGCGCACCTCGGCGTCGGGGCCCGGTCGGGCGTTCCGGTGGACGAGGTCCTCGCCCTGGTGGACGCGGTCCTGCGGGAGGCCGGGCTGACGCGCGCCGACGTCAGGTCGCTGGCCACGCTCGACGCGCGGGCCGCGGAGCCGGGGATCGTGGCTGCCGCGGCGGCGCTCGGGGTACCGGTGCGCGGGTTCACGGCCGGCGAGCTGGCGGCCGTACCCGTACCGCACCCTTCGGCGCTGCCGCTGGCCGCGACGGGTACGGCGTCGGTGGCGGAGGCGGCGGCGCTGCTCGCGGCGGGGTCGGCGGATACGGAGGCGGGCACGCGCACGCGTACGGAGGCGGGCACACGCACGCGTACGGAGGCGGGCACGGGTGCGCGTACGGAGGCGGGCACGGGTGCGCGTACAGGACCGGCCGAAGGCACGCGCGCGCGTACGGAACCGGCCGTGGGCACGCCCACGGGTGCCGGTCCCCGGGCGGGGTCCGTCGTACCGCCCGGCGGTCGCCCCGGGGCCGTGCTGCTCGTGCCGAAGCGGAAATCCCGGCGCGCGACCTGCGCGATCGCCGCTTTCCTCCCGTTTCGTCCGAACGAAGTGACGTCCGTCGCACGGTTGTTGCCCTTGACGCACGGGTACATCGCTGGCGAGCCTGGCTCACCCCCCACCATCCCCACCCCCCACACGACGGCGGCCATGGACACCCACGCGCATACCGACGCCCACGACCTGCGTCACCACGGTGACGCCGAGGTCAGGGACGAGAAACTCATCGATCTGGCGGTCAACGTCCGGACGAACACCCCGCCGGACTGGCTGCGGGAGCGGATCGCCGACTCGCTGACCGGCCTCGCGGCCTATCCGGACGGCCGGTCCGCGCGGGCGGCGGTCGCCGAGCGGCACGACCTGCCGTCGAACCGGGTCCTGCTCACGGCCGGCGCGGCGGAGGCGTTCGTGCTGCTCGCGCGGGCGCTGCCGGTGCGGCGGCCGGTGGTGGTGCATCCGCAGTTCACCGAGCCGGAGGCGGCGCTGCGGGACGCCGGGCACGAGGTGGGCCGGGTGCTGCTGCGCGAGGAGGACGGTTTCCGGCTCGATCCGGCGGCGGTTCCGGAGGACGCCGATCTGGTCGTGATCGGGAACCCCACCAACCCGACCTCCGTGCTGCATCCGGCCGCCTCGATCGCCGCGCTCGCCCGGCCGGGGCGGGTCCTGGTGGTGGACGAGGCGTTCATGGACGCGGTGCCGGGCGAGCGGGAGTCGCTGGCCGGGCGGACGGACGTGCCGGGGCTCGTGGTGCTGCGGAGCCTCACGAAGACCTGGGGGCTCGCCGGGCTGCGGATCGGGTACGTGCTGGCCGAGCCGGAGACGAT
This is a stretch of genomic DNA from Streptomyces sp. R44. It encodes these proteins:
- a CDS encoding cobyrinate a,c-diamide synthase, with protein sequence MVARLVIAAPSSGAGKTTVATGLMAAFAGRGLAVSPHKVGPDYIDPGYHALATGRPGRNLDAYMCGTGLIAPLFAHGSRGCDLAVVEGVMGLYDGAAGQGELASTAQVAKLLKAPVVLVVDASSQSRSVAALVHGFASWDPEVRIGGVILNKVATDRHEHLLREALGESGVPVLGVLRRAPAVATPSRHLGLVPVAERQAQAVEAVAAQAEQVRAGCDLEALLALARSAPPLSAEPWVAEVGERLHAGGSGVPTPRPVVAVAGGAAFTFSYAEHTELLRAAGAEVVIFDPLRDEALPEGTRGLVIGGGFPEMYGEQLSANEPLRKAVAELAASGAPVAAECAGLLYLARSLDGHPMCGVLDADARMSARLTLGYRDAVAVSDSVLAPAGARLRGHEFHRTVIEPGAGPLAAWGLRQPERRVEGFVQGGVHASYVHTHWAGSPEVAARFVEHCA
- a CDS encoding ZIP family metal transporter, encoding MAVVVALGAFLMTLFGGWVAGRVTDRRHLVLGLAGGLMLGVVGLDLLPEALEAAGEKVFGVPEALLLFVGGFLFAHVVERLLAVRRAAHGVGADERVPQVGLTAAAAMVLHSLMDGVALGAAFQVGGGMGATVALAVITHDFADGFNTYTITSLYGNARRKAVAMLVADAVAPLVGAGLATLFTLPEELLGCYLGFFGGALLYLAAAEILPEAHHTHPARSTLLCTVAGVAFIWFVVGVSGG
- a CDS encoding putative cobaltochelatase; amino-acid sequence: MSTRYPFTAVVGMDDLRLALLLNAVSPAVGGVLVRGEKGTAKSTAVRALAELLPEVPVVAGCRFSCDPASPDPGCPDGPHGDAPGTARAARMVELPVGASEDRLVGSLDIEKALAEGVKAFEPGLLAAAHRGILYVDEVNLLSDHLIDHLLDAAAMGASHVEREGVSVRHAARFLLVGTMNPEEGELRPQLLDRFGLTVEVAASRDPEQRVEVVRRRLAFEDDPAAFAARWAGEEAALRERIVAARALLPQVALGDAVLLQIAATCAAFEVDGMRADIVMARTATALAAWAGRTEVTSEDVRQAALLALPHRRRRSPFDAPGLDEDKLDETLEQFKGDAPDDDPEPDGPGDGGPGGGGGGVPPQGEGPDGPAPESADVPESAPAPAPQGSGAGAGERAAVKAGEPFRTKVLSVPGLGEGAAGRRSRARTEHGRTTGSTRPRGALTKLHLAATVQAAAPHQRARGRSGPGLVVRRDDLRQATREGREGNLVLFAVDASGSMAARQRMSAVKGAVLSLLLDAYQRRDKVGLVTFRGRDAEVALPPTSSVDAAAARLEKLPTGGRTPLSAGLLKAHDVLRVERLRDPSRRPLLVVVTDGRATGGGADPVALAARAARLHAADGTASVVVDCETGPVRLGLAGTLARELGGTAVTLDELRADSIAGLVRDVQADNAIRRAA
- the cobC gene encoding Rv2231c family pyridoxal phosphate-dependent protein CobC — protein: MLSDRTPSAHLGVGARSGVPVDEVLALVDAVLREAGLTRADVRSLATLDARAAEPGIVAAAAALGVPVRGFTAGELAAVPVPHPSALPLAATGTASVAEAAALLAAGSADTEAGTRTRTEAGTRTRTEAGTGARTEAGTGARTGPAEGTRARTEPAVGTPTGAGPRAGSVVPPGGRPGAVLLVPKRKSRRATCAIAAFLPFRPNEVTSVARLLPLTHGYIAGEPGSPPTIPTPHTTAAMDTHAHTDAHDLRHHGDAEVRDEKLIDLAVNVRTNTPPDWLRERIADSLTGLAAYPDGRSARAAVAERHDLPSNRVLLTAGAAEAFVLLARALPVRRPVVVHPQFTEPEAALRDAGHEVGRVLLREEDGFRLDPAAVPEDADLVVIGNPTNPTSVLHPAASIAALARPGRVLVVDEAFMDAVPGERESLAGRTDVPGLVVLRSLTKTWGLAGLRIGYVLAEPETIAALERTQPLWPVSTPALVAAEACMSRAALAEAEHAAHRIGVERAHLLAGLAEFDEVRTVPGAEGPFVLLRIDGADVVRERLRALGFAARRGDTFPGLDRNWLRLAVRDRATTNRFLQALDQALLICG
- the cobO gene encoding cob(I)yrinic acid a,c-diamide adenosyltransferase; protein product: MPQGQPTVVPEDGLTTRQRRNRALVMVHTGVGKGKSTAAFGMALRAWNQGWPIGVFQFVKSAKWKVGEENALKALGETGKGGTVTWNKMGEGWSWIQREVAEGEQSHEDKAREGWEQVKRDLAEERYKFYVLDEFAYLLHWGWIDVKEVVEVLRDRPGQQHVVITGRNAPQELLDFADLVTDMSKVKHPMDAGQKGQRGIEW